One region of Ananas comosus cultivar F153 linkage group 9, ASM154086v1, whole genome shotgun sequence genomic DNA includes:
- the LOC109714906 gene encoding uncharacterized protein LOC109714906 isoform X2 encodes MRRTPGMGGESVLRAVISASAAAAGAGAARPTSARVSRALQVPQPSSSSSTSSPASPTSPPTFSAASYEGEGDEWEHVDGGEAEEDAAGELGFLGFPERLVFGRVPTTEEVDEAVSALQQTFVPAMFSQVAEDGYASNLEQNAADKEVIPAAKSGGSSDEFSAESHSDWIEPTMNLYTSRTSLSREHEKVYDAFRLLQINPSVQKMVVSLSSDKAVWDAVMKNDVVQEFKKSFCEDGDYDTRSSDENPARSDGTDGILGMIFGHTKAKILELIDKIGMLFNMLFHSQEKPQNSTFIDDALRSSFMLTVIVFLIVVATRVEKA; translated from the exons atgaggaGGACGCCGGGGATGGGCGGAGAGAGCGTGCTCAGGGCGGTGAtatcggcgtcggcggcggcggcgggggcgggggcggcgagGCCGACGTCCGCTAGGGTTTCGCGAGCCTTGCAGGTGCCGCAgccctcctcgtcgtcgtccacCTCGTCTCCGGCGTCCCCGACCTCGCCGCCGACGTTCTCCGCCGCCTCGTACGAGGGCGAGGGGGACGAGTGGGAGCACGTCGATGGAGGAGAAGCGGAAGAGGACGCCGCGGGAGAGttagggtttctagggtttccggAGAGGTTGGTGTTCGGGAGGGTCCCGACCACGGAGGAGGTGGACGAGGCCGTCTCCGCCCTTCAACA GACATTCGTACCGGCAATGTTTTCTCAGGTCGCGGAAGATGGATATGCCTCTAATTTGGAACAAAATGCAGCTGATAAGGAAGTGATTCCTGCGGCTAAATCTGGAGGTTCATCAGATGAGTTTTCAGCAGAATCACATTCTGATTGGATTGagcctacaatgaatctctatACATCAAGAACTTCTCTGTCGAGAGAGCATGAGAAAGTTTACGACGCATTTCGCTTGTTGCAGATAAATCCTTCTGTTCAG AAAATGGTTGTTTCGCTGTCATCTGATAAAGCTGTGTGGGATGCTGTCATGAAGAACGATGTAGTGCAGGAATTCAAGAAATCATTCTGCGAAG ATGGAGACTATGACACTCGGAGTTCCGACGAAAATCCTGCCAGATCAGATGGAACAGATGGAATCCTAGGAATGATCTTCGGTCACACGAAGGCTAAAATACTGGAGCTTATTGACAAAATTGGAATGCTTTTTAACATGCTCTTTCACTCACAAGAGAAGCCTCAGAATAGTACATTCATCGACGACGCCCTAAGGTCCTCTTTTATGCTCACTGTTATAGTTTTCCTCATCGTCGTCGCTACTCGTGTCGAAAAAGCTTAG
- the LOC109714906 gene encoding uncharacterized protein LOC109714906 isoform X1 encodes MRRTPGMGGESVLRAVISASAAAAGAGAARPTSARVSRALQVPQPSSSSSTSSPASPTSPPTFSAASYEGEGDEWEHVDGGEAEEDAAGELGFLGFPERLVFGRVPTTEEVDEAVSALQQTFVPAMFSQVAEDGYASNLEQNAADKEVIPAAKSGGSSDEFSAESHSDWIEPTMNLYTSRTSLSREHEKVYDAFRLLQINPSVQKMVVSLSSDKAVWDAVMKNDVVQEFKKSFCEDTDGDYDTRSSDENPARSDGTDGILGMIFGHTKAKILELIDKIGMLFNMLFHSQEKPQNSTFIDDALRSSFMLTVIVFLIVVATRVEKA; translated from the exons atgaggaGGACGCCGGGGATGGGCGGAGAGAGCGTGCTCAGGGCGGTGAtatcggcgtcggcggcggcggcgggggcgggggcggcgagGCCGACGTCCGCTAGGGTTTCGCGAGCCTTGCAGGTGCCGCAgccctcctcgtcgtcgtccacCTCGTCTCCGGCGTCCCCGACCTCGCCGCCGACGTTCTCCGCCGCCTCGTACGAGGGCGAGGGGGACGAGTGGGAGCACGTCGATGGAGGAGAAGCGGAAGAGGACGCCGCGGGAGAGttagggtttctagggtttccggAGAGGTTGGTGTTCGGGAGGGTCCCGACCACGGAGGAGGTGGACGAGGCCGTCTCCGCCCTTCAACA GACATTCGTACCGGCAATGTTTTCTCAGGTCGCGGAAGATGGATATGCCTCTAATTTGGAACAAAATGCAGCTGATAAGGAAGTGATTCCTGCGGCTAAATCTGGAGGTTCATCAGATGAGTTTTCAGCAGAATCACATTCTGATTGGATTGagcctacaatgaatctctatACATCAAGAACTTCTCTGTCGAGAGAGCATGAGAAAGTTTACGACGCATTTCGCTTGTTGCAGATAAATCCTTCTGTTCAG AAAATGGTTGTTTCGCTGTCATCTGATAAAGCTGTGTGGGATGCTGTCATGAAGAACGATGTAGTGCAGGAATTCAAGAAATCATTCTGCGAAG ATACAGATGGAGACTATGACACTCGGAGTTCCGACGAAAATCCTGCCAGATCAGATGGAACAGATGGAATCCTAGGAATGATCTTCGGTCACACGAAGGCTAAAATACTGGAGCTTATTGACAAAATTGGAATGCTTTTTAACATGCTCTTTCACTCACAAGAGAAGCCTCAGAATAGTACATTCATCGACGACGCCCTAAGGTCCTCTTTTATGCTCACTGTTATAGTTTTCCTCATCGTCGTCGCTACTCGTGTCGAAAAAGCTTAG